Genomic DNA from Bemisia tabaci chromosome 2, PGI_BMITA_v3:
ACTAGTGAAAACCATAATCATCGTAGGTCAATTTGACCCTTTTAAGacttattttaaatttggcaaataaCTGGCGTTTTGTCTCACAAATTATTCTTTCTCTTTCGATTTCCAGCACttttttaagcatcaagaaAACATCTATCActctgaaacaattttttcactgaaaagAACGGTGATATTAGCTGAGTATCCAATTCAACTTAAATAAATTTTGGTTCTTTGGCAAgcggaaaattcaaacttccaaacgcagaaaatagttattctttaccatttaattattttcgtaaattttgaaagtgaTCACCCtgagaaattttgatgagagaagCATTTATTCATTTCTGACCTTGTCAAGCGGTCCTGGCCTATTTGCTGGCTTTGTGATAAataaaaaacatcaaatttgtAAGTAAAGGACAAAGGCGAAAgcaatgattatttttccttgaatttagaTAGACGATTTTTTCCCCGTAAATTGACAAGATTTGTATAGAAGCATGAGCGTATGGTGCCATCAGGGAACCAAGTTGGGTTTGgggtcggataggcaactaaactaactgggTGACGAAGTGTAGAGTATCGCGagtaaatgaaggcgcttcaagccgaaaaaattaaatcgtaaaACTGCACTTTgtaaatttataaaattgttaTTCATACATTTATTAACGCGAGAAGTCTTTtacagtttttaaaatattttaaacatgatttttttttaaaaattagtcacttgacaaaatcgtgttttgccCCATTCATTACGCATTTAATTCATGCCTTTCAGAAACAATTACTTTACCGAGGGCAGGAGCAAAACTTGACAACATTCGGAGGCTTGTACAGCGTTACACGGCAGAACGGTTATTGAACCAGCGTTTAAACAAAAGTGAAGTGCATGGAAATTTTTAGCATAAACCGAAGATCTTCCAGATCTCaatcccctcccctccccgcctcATAATATCTATCACAGCTCTGCCTGATGAAAAAAGGGAGTCGGTGTGGCTTCAGTGTGTTTTTCAGGAAATATTTGAACcgaaacttttaaaatgaagACGAGTGCGTTTAATTTTCTAGAGTGCGTGCAAGCTCTTGAACCCGAGGACTCCCGATCACTCCGCAGATTAGCAAAACGAATTTTTGTTTTCCaataaagaaaatgaataaatatttaaacaaaAAGCACATTTTTATAAGATAAAATGTATAGATGTTACATTAAAGAAATACATGATTCACAGCAAGCCATTATTTAAGAAcatgaaaaaacttacaaacgAAAATAGTATACGAAATATAtcacaaaaaaccaaattaCCAAAACACCTGCTTTTAAATAAATGCACTgtgcacttaatttttttcccccatagAAAATTGACGTTTTGAAAGCATCGCCAATTCAGAGAAGGATTCGCAAAGTTATGGCACTTTAAGGCTTTTAGTGAAGCGTAGTCAAAGTTTGCTAGCGCTATATTGCTAGCTTTAAAAAGGATTCATTTCAAATTCTTACTGACGTTAATTATACAAGAATTTCTAACTTGAGATTTCGTTCTAATGTTCCGGAAGTGTCCGAAAGCAAATGATGTTgttatttaaaaatatgtacTCTTACcacaaatttgttttttgttgctCTAAGCAGATCAATCTTCAGCCTTTGAGGCCATCTTGTCTGAATCTATCACTAACTGTTGGCATTGTCGAAAAATGTGTCATTCTAATTTCTGCGCATAAATCTCCTGTCTACGTCACAAAGTGAGAGAAATTctctcaacaatttttttgacgAGTAGTATGTCAATTTTAGTTagtaattcaaaaatattaacAGAAACTTTCAAGAGGATTATTAGGATGAgtttctcattaaaaattaagcaTCAATGGTGTTTTAAATCGTTATAATTAAATGAAGCATTTTTTccacttacaccatcgatataaTCGTTGCCTATTAGACAGAGGTACGTAACTCCATTTCTTGGTTTTAAAATTGACTCCCTAATTGGATTATTTAAAAGAATATGGCGGGTCGACTTCTActcaaattttactgatttttaagtGCAACCGGGAAAATTCAATGGAATTTATAATTAAAATGTTCAACGGTTTCCTAGTAGGGATTCGATTATTTTCGAATGgcattttgcaacgttgaaatgcagttacgttcttcaCCAAAAAAAAGGCCGCTGACTTAAtatttggatgtaaaaaaatgggTGACTACTCACAAAACTCTGAGTTagccgccacagcagttacagcaatgtcaagatgtaaagctAACCGCTTCGGCGGTtaactcagcgttttgtgagttgtcgcacactttttcacaTCGAGAATGTTAAgtcaattcctttttttttttttttttttcggtgtttctTTGAAGAGCGACGCTTTGTCTTCGGTCAACGAAAAGCAGGATTCTAGAAATCATAACACGCAGGAATAAGTTTTTCCAAGGTTTTGttcgttttatatttttttttcggttttattTCTTACATTCTGGGGGTGGGGGGTCAGTGGATTTAGAGGAAGgctgggagggggagggcgggggCGGCTGGCTGAGCGGCTACGGGGAGAGGATTTCCGGCGACTCGGAATCCGTGCTCGTCGGCGATGTAGGAGATGGAGACCGGGGTTCCGTCCGGGGCCGTGTACCCGTAGCTTCCGGTCTTCCTCACCGAAGGCTGGCCTCTGTGGTCCACCGTCACTTCGCTGTGTTCCTGCTGGGCGATACCGTTGGCCGTTTCGTAGCTGCAAAAAGAACAAACTCATTAGAAAACAAATATCACAAGagaaatcaaaacgccttcaattactcGCTCAAGCAATACGCACGACATTgaagcacgtatagttgtatcaaggcgttacaCCAAATATCGATGGACGTAGCGAaccgattatcgaaattttgtgtttgtagATAGGACAAGACAAGGAGACTAAGATGGAATAGACTTTTGTGATTGGTTGTTGCTGCGAAAAACACGTAAGAACACGATCAGGCCACGAGAAACAAAAAGGCCTTCCGTTTTTCGTGTAGGCAACACGCACGGCACGggagcacgtatagttgcatcgAGCCGCTACTCAGTGAATCGAAACTTGCGACGCTCAGCTCGACCGATTATTGAAGTTCTGTGTTCGTCGATTACACAAAACTTTCTAAGgtggaatggagttatgagaTTGAATGATAAATAACATAATCAGCCcaaaaatacacattaaaagacaaaatttgggaaaaagactgctaaacaaaaaaaatatgtaggatACCGGAATGTTCCGAAGTATTACGACTTCATCAACCGGCAAAAAATTGAACGTAAGGAAAAAACATAGAAGAAATGAGTTGTTGGCCGCTGTATTTCAGGATCGGAGACTCACAAACGGTCTAGGTTCCGGAATAACAGCGCTTGAcgattcatttttccttttcaataatttttttttttttttttttttttaacgaaactttgatatttcagaatttccctgtttttggggcattttttgttttgcagCATTTTTACAAGATTAAGTTGTTGATCATTTTAACATGATGAAGAGATGAATTGGACTGGACGGATTTTATAAGAAACTGAAACGCCTTTATTTATTAACACAAGCAACACGCTCAGTATTgaagcacgtatagttgtatcaaggcgttacaGAGATTGAAGGGCTTTAAGAGTCGATGATTGAAAGTGTTCGTCAACCACACTAGACAAGACAAAGGTGGGATAGAGCTAATTGTAAGCGATTTGTCGGCTTTGTCAGTCACCCTCTTCATCAAGTCGATGAAGGGTGGAACGGCAAGTCATCGGCATCTTAAGGGGTGCTTTCCTTTAGCGACATCAATGCTACCAACGCAACATCATGCCTGTCATTAATTCCATCCGGCGTGGTTTTGACAAAAAAGATGACTGACAAAGCAGACCAATCGCGTAACTCTATTCTACCTTAGGTCTTG
This window encodes:
- the LOC109030155 gene encoding endocuticle structural glycoprotein SgAbd-2, translated to MKTVCVLLSLIVVAATQDLTFPNQVVPRRFIPIVEHTESRNPDGSFNLRYETANGIAQQEHSEVTVDHRGQPSVRKTGSYGYTAPDGTPVSISYIADEHGFRVAGNPLPVAAQPAAPALPLPAFL